GCGATCGACGGCACGCTGACGTTCGGGCGCGGCCAGCGCGTCGGCATCTTCGCCGGCTCGGGCGTCGGCAAGAGCACGCTGCTGGGCATGATCGCCCGCCAGGCGCGCGCCGACGTGAACGTGATCGCGCTGCTCGGCGAGCGTGGCCGCGAGGTGCGCGAGTTCATCGAGCACTCGTTAGGCCCGGAGGGGCTCGCCCGCTCGGTGCTCGTCGTCGCCACCGGCGACCAGGCGGCGCTCGTGCGGGCCCGCGGCGCGCTCGTCGCCACGGCGATCGCCGAGTACTTCCGCGACCAGGGGAAGCAGGTGCTGCTCATGGTCGACTCGGTGACGCGCGTCGCGATGGCGTGGCGCGAGATCGGCCTCGCCGTCGGCGAGCCGCCGACGACGAAGGGTTATCCGCCGTCGGTGTTCGCCGCCCTGCCCCGGCTCCTGGAGCGCGCGGGCAACGGTGAGCGCGGCGGGATCACCGGCATCTACACCGTCCTCGTGGACGGCGACGACTTCAACGAGCCCGTGGCCGACGCCGCGCGCTCGATCCTCGACGGCCACGTCGTGCTCACGCGCAAGCTCGCCGCCGCGGGCCACTTTCCCGCGATCGACGTGCTCGACTCGAAGAGCCGCGTGCGCGACCAGATCATCACCCCCGAGCACAAGGGCGCGGCGAACGCGCTGCTGAAGCTCGAGGCGGCGTATCGCGAGAAGGAGGACCTCATCCTCGTCGGCGCGTACCAGCGCGGGAGCGACCCGATGGTCGACGCGTCGATCGCGCTGCGCGAGCAGGCGCTCGGCTTCCTGCAGCAGCGCCCCGACGAGGCGAGCAAGTACGACATGACGCGCGCGACGCTCGCGCACCTCGGCAAGCAGATCGCCGCGCAGTCGCGGCGGGGAGCCTAACGGGTGTTCCGGTTCCGACTGCAGCGCGTGCTCGACCTGCGCGAGCGCAAGGAGCGCGACGCCGCCACGGCGCTCGTCGCCGCGGAGGAGATCGCGGCGGCCGCGCGCGCCGAGCAGGAGCGGCTGGAGGCCGCGCGCGCCGCGCTCGCCCGACAGGCGGCGCCCACCGAGGTGGCGGAGACGGGAGAGTTGAGCGTGGGCGCGCTGCGCACGCTGCAGTTCCTGCTCGGGCGGCTCGACGAGCGCGTCGAGGAAGCGGCGTCGGCGACGACGTCGGCGGAGGACGTCGTGGCGCAGCGGCAGGACGACCTGCGCGCCGCGTACCGCGACCGCCGCACGCTCGATCGACTGCGCGAGCGCGCCCAGGAGACCTGGCGGGCCGGCGAGAGCGCCGCCGACCGCCAGCGCATGGACGAGATCGCGCTCACGCGCTTCACACAGGCGTACACCGCGCACGGCGGCGCCGGACAGCAGTCCCCCACCGATTCGGACGAGTCGTAAGCCATGGGCATGGTGCGTTTGATGATGCCGTTCCTCGTCGGGCTGCTGCTCGGCGTCAGCGGCACGACGGCGATGAAGATCCAGCAAGCGAAGAGCGCCGCGCCGCTGGTCGGCGTGATGCCGACGCGCGCGCCGGCGAAGGCCGCGCCCGCGCACCCGGCGGCGCCGGAAGGCGGCGAGCACGCCGCGGCCGACTCGTCGAGCGTGCCCGCGACCGCGCCGGTCGACAGCGCGGCGCACGACGGCGCGGCGCACGACAGCGCGGCGCACGACAGCGCGCGGGCGCCGGCTCCGGAGAGGACGGCGGGGCCGGTGACGATCGGGACGGTGCCGCGACGCCCGGTGGACCGGCCGCGCACGACGGCGCCGGCGACGCACGCGCCCATCACGCCCACGCAGGTCGCGTCGAACGAGACGCCGGCTCCGGCGAGCGGCACGGTGCCGGCCGCGGTGCCTAACGAGCCGTCGAGCGGGACGCCGAACACCGCGTCGCCCGCCCCGCGCAGCACGCCGCCGGCGCGGACGCCGAAGGAGCCCGCGCACCGCGCCTCCGCGCGCGCGGACTCGGCGGCGGTGATGGTGCGGTCGCCGAAGCCGCTGGTGGAGACGCGGATCGCGTCGGCCACGGCGGCGGCGCGCGCCGACGGACCGCCGGAGCGCCGCCTCGCGAAGGTGTTCGGCAACATGGCGGCGAAGGAGGCCGCGCGGGTGCTCGAGCAGATGGAGGATCGCGACGTGCAGACCATTCTCGCCCTGCTCGCCGACCGCCAGGCGGCGGCGATCCTCGCCGCGCTTCCCGCGCCGCGCGCCGCGGCGCTCGGCAAGCTGGCGCTCCGTACCCCGACCGCGGGAGGCCGCTGATGCAGGTCACGAGTGCGGGGCTGCTCGACACGCTGAGCGGCGCGTCGACGGGCAGCCGGACGCCTAACGATCACACGTCGCCCGCCGACTCGCCGGCGTTCGCGTCCATGCTGACGGCGGCGATGACGCCGCCGCCGCGCCCCGAGCCGCCGCCCCGTCAGGAGCCGGCCGCCGAGTCGCTCGGCGATCGCGACGAGGGGACGTCGGAGGAGACGGGCGCCGAGGGCACGTCGACGCGCGGCACGACGGCGCGCGCCGACCGGA
This DNA window, taken from Gemmatirosa kalamazoonensis, encodes the following:
- a CDS encoding FliI/YscN family ATPase; amino-acid sequence: MPNANRSARTARLTPPGGILTVSPGEDPTTALLGLLDDCPRFGTYGKVTRVVGLVIEAAGLDVGLGELCRITSLAGDQSVLAEVVGFHERGVLLMPLGEMDGLHPGSSVLPLGRSFGVDVGPGLLGRILNGLGHPIDGKGKLDVEERVPLAAEPPNPLVREMVSEPMETGVRAIDGTLTFGRGQRVGIFAGSGVGKSTLLGMIARQARADVNVIALLGERGREVREFIEHSLGPEGLARSVLVVATGDQAALVRARGALVATAIAEYFRDQGKQVLLMVDSVTRVAMAWREIGLAVGEPPTTKGYPPSVFAALPRLLERAGNGERGGITGIYTVLVDGDDFNEPVADAARSILDGHVVLTRKLAAAGHFPAIDVLDSKSRVRDQIITPEHKGAANALLKLEAAYREKEDLILVGAYQRGSDPMVDASIALREQALGFLQQRPDEASKYDMTRATLAHLGKQIAAQSRRGA
- the fliJ gene encoding flagellar export protein FliJ, with the translated sequence MFRFRLQRVLDLRERKERDAATALVAAEEIAAAARAEQERLEAARAALARQAAPTEVAETGELSVGALRTLQFLLGRLDERVEEAASATTSAEDVVAQRQDDLRAAYRDRRTLDRLRERAQETWRAGESAADRQRMDEIALTRFTQAYTAHGGAGQQSPTDSDES
- a CDS encoding magnesium transporter MgtE N-terminal domain-containing protein produces the protein MGMVRLMMPFLVGLLLGVSGTTAMKIQQAKSAAPLVGVMPTRAPAKAAPAHPAAPEGGEHAAADSSSVPATAPVDSAAHDGAAHDSAAHDSARAPAPERTAGPVTIGTVPRRPVDRPRTTAPATHAPITPTQVASNETPAPASGTVPAAVPNEPSSGTPNTASPAPRSTPPARTPKEPAHRASARADSAAVMVRSPKPLVETRIASATAAARADGPPERRLAKVFGNMAAKEAARVLEQMEDRDVQTILALLADRQAAAILAALPAPRAAALGKLALRTPTAGGR